The Kitasatospora sp. NBC_00374 genome has a segment encoding these proteins:
- a CDS encoding alpha/beta hydrolase family protein: MWRRISSAEYGRVTEIITGLYMSPLEILALLGAVALVVARWLPPAARPRVTIAAAAVFVPSVILLSVAGIRWQLMPVLAGAAVALPFALSPLLRRPASRPAWRARWWLALPGSVACVGLIATGPVAAWAFPVPVFPEPSGDFAVGTRVVQWTDPLRPETFTADPDDRRTVVIQLWYPAQKGPTDAQRAQYLGRTEHEARTVSDALARGVGLPGFLVDGAPRAHTHSVFDAPVAGGGERFPVVLFSPGSGGVRTQNTAWAEELASHGYVVAALDHPYDSAAVVLADGRTISTEIASTGDPDKDDELAVDWTAVRAADLSFVLTQLDHLDRGEIADPLTGRLDTGRVAVTGHSMGGAAALQAARQDRRFDAVIDLDGYPHGPTSPSLHQPTLALTQAITPGTDPRYIPRLTEALKLSTATSYRLTIPGAAHLTFMDGPLYLPPVPSIVGSLGRTESPRVVAAATLAFLDAVLQDRPGDLAGVLPAYGNLSVYHPDNSR; the protein is encoded by the coding sequence ATGTGGCGGCGCATATCCAGCGCCGAGTATGGCCGGGTGACCGAGATCATCACGGGGCTGTACATGTCCCCCCTGGAAATCCTTGCCTTGCTGGGTGCCGTCGCGCTGGTGGTGGCGCGCTGGCTTCCCCCTGCCGCCCGCCCACGCGTCACGATCGCGGCGGCGGCGGTTTTCGTGCCGTCCGTGATCCTGCTGAGCGTGGCGGGGATCCGCTGGCAGCTGATGCCGGTACTGGCAGGCGCTGCCGTCGCGTTGCCGTTCGCGCTCTCTCCCCTGCTGCGACGCCCTGCCAGCCGACCGGCGTGGCGGGCCCGATGGTGGCTGGCGTTGCCAGGATCGGTGGCCTGTGTCGGCCTGATCGCCACGGGCCCGGTGGCCGCCTGGGCCTTTCCTGTACCCGTGTTCCCCGAACCGTCAGGCGACTTCGCGGTCGGCACCCGCGTGGTGCAGTGGACCGACCCGCTCCGCCCCGAGACCTTCACCGCCGATCCGGACGACCGGCGCACGGTCGTGATCCAGCTCTGGTACCCCGCGCAGAAGGGCCCCACAGACGCGCAGCGGGCCCAGTACCTCGGACGCACGGAGCACGAGGCGCGCACCGTCTCCGACGCCCTCGCCCGCGGAGTCGGCCTGCCTGGCTTCCTGGTCGACGGCGCCCCGCGTGCCCACACCCATTCGGTCTTCGACGCCCCGGTGGCCGGTGGGGGCGAACGGTTCCCGGTCGTGCTGTTCTCTCCAGGGTCAGGTGGAGTGCGCACCCAGAACACCGCCTGGGCGGAAGAACTGGCCAGCCACGGCTATGTGGTCGCCGCCCTCGACCACCCGTACGACTCCGCCGCCGTCGTCCTCGCCGACGGCCGAACGATCAGCACCGAGATCGCCTCGACCGGCGACCCGGACAAGGACGACGAGCTGGCGGTTGACTGGACGGCTGTTCGGGCCGCCGACCTCAGCTTCGTCCTCACCCAGCTGGACCATCTCGACCGAGGTGAGATCGCCGACCCGCTGACCGGACGCCTGGACACCGGCCGGGTCGCGGTGACCGGCCACTCCATGGGTGGTGCTGCCGCCCTTCAGGCCGCCCGGCAGGACCGCCGGTTCGACGCCGTCATCGATCTGGACGGCTATCCCCACGGCCCCACTTCCCCCTCGCTCCACCAGCCGACCCTCGCGCTCACCCAGGCCATCACCCCCGGAACCGACCCGCGCTACATACCTCGCCTCACCGAGGCCCTCAAGCTCAGCACCGCGACGAGCTACCGGCTCACCATCCCCGGCGCCGCACACCTCACCTTCATGGACGGCCCCCTGTACCTGCCGCCCGTGCCCTCGATAGTCGGCTCCCTGGGCCGCACCGAGAGCCCGCGCGTCGTCGCCGCAGCCACCCTCGCCTTCCTGGATGCCGTTCTGCAAGACAGACCCGGCGACCTGGCCGGCGTTCTGCCGGCCTACGGCAACCTCAGCGTCTACCACCCGGACAACAGCCGCTGA
- a CDS encoding PLP-dependent aminotransferase family protein — protein MAASRYKILVDALASDIRTGRLAAGVRLPTHRGLAASEGIAVVTATRVYAELEAMGLVSREQGRGTFVRDIAVPAGHGIDQQAVATDAVDLNFNYPSLPGQADLLRQALREVATSGELDSLLRYQPHRGRPQDRASIARHLRRRGISPDADQILIVNGAQHGLSIAVMAALNAGDVVAVDALTYPGFKVLAHAFHLDLEPIATTTGGPNLDALEKLCATRPVRAIFTMPTLHNPLGWVMPATDRTRLIEIARQYGALIIEDAAYAFLVEDPPPPLAASAPDITIYVSGLSKSVATGLRVGFVVAPPSRVPALERAIRVTTWNTPALTTAIACRWLEDGTVDHLEAQKRSDAKARQALARQELAGLPLISHPSSYFTWLTLPDDARADRLTATLARQHISVSTAEPFATSNHTPQALRLALGSTDLDSLQSALRTVRRVAIEDAYA, from the coding sequence GTGGCAGCCTCGCGGTACAAAATCCTGGTCGACGCGCTCGCATCCGACATCCGGACAGGCCGGCTCGCCGCAGGCGTGCGGCTGCCGACACACCGCGGGCTCGCCGCCAGCGAAGGCATCGCCGTGGTAACCGCGACCCGGGTGTACGCCGAGCTGGAAGCGATGGGCCTGGTGAGCCGGGAACAGGGCCGCGGCACGTTCGTGCGTGACATCGCGGTCCCCGCCGGTCACGGCATCGATCAGCAAGCCGTCGCCACGGATGCGGTCGACCTCAACTTCAACTATCCGTCGCTGCCCGGCCAAGCCGATCTCCTACGGCAGGCCCTGCGAGAGGTGGCCACCTCCGGTGAACTCGACTCGCTGCTGCGCTACCAACCACATCGAGGGCGTCCCCAGGACAGGGCCTCGATCGCGCGGCACCTGAGGCGTCGAGGAATCTCCCCTGACGCGGATCAGATCCTCATCGTCAACGGTGCGCAGCACGGCCTGAGCATCGCCGTCATGGCCGCGCTCAACGCCGGCGACGTCGTCGCGGTCGACGCACTCACCTACCCGGGTTTCAAGGTGCTCGCGCATGCCTTTCATCTCGACCTGGAGCCCATAGCCACAACTACCGGCGGGCCGAACCTCGATGCCCTCGAGAAGCTGTGCGCGACCCGCCCTGTGCGCGCGATCTTCACCATGCCAACCCTGCACAACCCGCTGGGGTGGGTCATGCCGGCAACCGACCGCACCCGTCTGATCGAGATTGCCCGGCAGTACGGTGCGCTCATCATCGAAGACGCCGCATACGCCTTCCTGGTCGAGGATCCTCCACCGCCGCTGGCCGCAAGTGCACCGGACATCACCATCTACGTCTCGGGACTGTCCAAGAGCGTCGCCACCGGCCTCCGGGTCGGCTTCGTCGTCGCCCCACCATCCAGGGTGCCGGCGCTCGAGCGGGCGATTCGGGTGACGACCTGGAACACCCCGGCCCTCACCACCGCGATCGCCTGCCGCTGGCTCGAGGACGGCACGGTGGACCACCTGGAGGCGCAGAAACGAAGCGACGCCAAGGCCCGCCAAGCACTCGCCAGACAAGAACTGGCAGGCCTACCACTCATCAGCCACCCCTCGTCCTACTTCACATGGCTGACGCTGCCCGACGACGCCCGCGCCGATCGCCTGACCGCCACCCTCGCGCGTCAGCACATCTCGGTCAGCACGGCGGAGCCCTTCGCCACCTCGAACCACACACCACAGGCCCTCCGCCTCGCTCTCGGCTCGACCGATCTGGACAGTCTCCAGTCGGCGCTGCGCACAGTGCGACGAGTCGCCATCGAGGACGCCTACGCCTGA
- a CDS encoding DinB family protein produces MTEPTTQPRTPALTGERADLLEQLGKARYFLRFTANELTDAQAAERSTVSELCVGGLVKHVTGVENSWIGFILEGPSAMPDFTAMTEEDWAHRQDSFRLLPGETLAGVLADYAEAARRTDELVATLPDLDVSHPLPKAPWFDADTEWSARRVLLHVIAETAQHAGHADIIREALDGAKSMG; encoded by the coding sequence ATGACCGAGCCCACCACCCAGCCCCGGACCCCGGCCCTCACCGGCGAGCGCGCCGACCTGCTGGAGCAGCTCGGTAAGGCGCGGTACTTCCTGCGCTTCACCGCGAACGAGCTGACCGACGCGCAGGCCGCCGAGCGCTCCACCGTGAGCGAGCTCTGCGTGGGCGGGCTGGTCAAGCACGTCACCGGGGTCGAGAACAGCTGGATCGGCTTCATCCTCGAAGGCCCGTCCGCGATGCCGGACTTCACCGCCATGACCGAGGAGGACTGGGCCCACCGCCAGGACAGCTTCAGGCTGCTGCCCGGCGAGACCCTGGCCGGTGTGCTCGCCGACTACGCCGAGGCCGCCCGCCGCACGGACGAGCTGGTCGCCACCCTGCCCGACCTGGATGTCTCCCACCCGCTGCCGAAGGCGCCCTGGTTCGACGCCGACACCGAGTGGTCCGCCCGCCGCGTCCTGCTCCACGTCATCGCCGAGACCGCCCAGCACGCCGGTCACGCCGACATCATCCGCGAGGCCCTGGACGGCGCCAAGAGCATGGGCTGA
- the fdxA gene encoding ferredoxin: protein MTFVIALPCVDVKDKACLDECPVDCIYEGERMLYVHPDECIDCGACEPVCPVEAIYFEDDTPEPWRSFNTANAEFFTDLGSPGGSAKLGLIEKDHPMVAALPVQDTV from the coding sequence ATGACGTTTGTGATCGCCCTGCCCTGTGTGGACGTCAAGGACAAGGCATGCCTGGACGAGTGCCCCGTCGACTGCATCTACGAAGGGGAGCGGATGCTCTACGTCCACCCCGACGAGTGCATAGACTGCGGCGCCTGCGAGCCGGTCTGCCCGGTCGAGGCGATCTACTTCGAGGACGACACCCCGGAGCCGTGGCGGTCGTTCAACACGGCGAACGCCGAGTTCTTCACCGACCTCGGCTCCCCCGGCGGCAGCGCGAAGCTCGGCCTGATCGAGAAGGACCATCCGATGGTGGCGGCGCTGCCGGTCCAGGACACCGTCTGA
- the soxR gene encoding redox-sensitive transcriptional activator SoxR: MTTHQPGDARATPDDWLSIGEVSARTGAAASALRFYEELGLIASERDERNQRRYPRHMLRRVALISVAKRIGIPLQDLREAFADVPLDRPPSHHEWQRASRGWKRRLEERRQTIERLEAELTGCIGCGCLSMKACALLNPGDALAEDGAGPRRL, from the coding sequence ATGACGACCCATCAGCCCGGCGATGCCAGGGCCACCCCCGACGACTGGCTGAGCATCGGCGAGGTCAGCGCGCGGACGGGGGCGGCAGCGTCCGCCCTGCGGTTCTACGAGGAACTCGGCCTGATCGCGTCCGAACGCGACGAGCGCAACCAGCGCCGCTACCCCCGACACATGCTGCGCCGGGTCGCCCTGATCTCGGTGGCGAAACGGATCGGCATCCCGCTGCAGGACCTCCGGGAGGCGTTCGCCGACGTACCGCTCGACCGGCCGCCGAGCCACCACGAGTGGCAGCGTGCCTCGCGCGGCTGGAAGCGCCGCCTCGAGGAGCGCCGGCAGACCATCGAACGGCTCGAGGCCGAACTCACGGGATGCATCGGCTGCGGCTGCCTCTCGATGAAGGCATGCGCCCTGCTGAACCCGGGCGACGCACTCGCCGAGGACGGTGCCGGACCCCGACGCCTGTAA
- a CDS encoding aminotransferase class I/II-fold pyridoxal phosphate-dependent enzyme: MTTVDASTQLLKHVEAPYADALRSLARIDWQRLHVPAHQGREGNAPGVAALLGAGVLSLDFPMSVASVDQQSWRIAEPGRPTPLGRAQGLAAEAWGARRAWFLTNGASGGNHIATTVARALGVEVVVQRSVHSSVVDGIAHVGLVPHFVQGAVDSGLGAAHGVTAAQIDQALREHPDAAAVFVVSPSYFGAVADIEGISRTAHAHGVPLIVDEAWGAHFGLHPELPVNAVRLGADLVISSTHKGAGSLTQSAMLHLGHSDHAQRIEQLVDRVVRSYQSTSCSPLLLASLDETRRHLVVDGARAIGAALASAEAIRSGIRASARFRDATGDIAASPGTAGFDPFKIAIDLRGAGISGQQAQHRLITDHRIYTELATPATLLLLVGATSPTDPKRFLKALDDLPFLGTARENAVRLPSPGDRVMGVQEAFFADTAVVPFAEAAGRVSADSLAAYPPGIPNVLPGEVLTAEVIDYLRTMAAAPSGFVRGAYDPLLDRFRVVARP, translated from the coding sequence ATGACGACAGTGGATGCCAGCACACAACTCTTGAAGCACGTGGAAGCTCCCTATGCCGACGCGCTCCGCTCGCTCGCCCGGATCGACTGGCAGCGGCTGCATGTGCCTGCTCATCAAGGGCGCGAGGGCAATGCCCCGGGCGTTGCGGCTCTGCTGGGCGCAGGCGTTCTGTCGCTGGACTTCCCGATGAGCGTGGCCAGCGTCGATCAGCAGAGCTGGCGAATCGCCGAGCCCGGCCGCCCCACGCCGCTCGGGCGGGCGCAAGGCCTCGCCGCGGAAGCCTGGGGAGCGCGCCGAGCATGGTTCCTGACCAACGGCGCATCCGGTGGCAACCACATCGCCACCACCGTCGCACGTGCGCTCGGCGTCGAGGTGGTCGTCCAGCGCAGCGTCCATTCGAGTGTCGTCGACGGCATCGCCCACGTCGGGCTTGTGCCGCACTTCGTCCAAGGGGCCGTCGACAGCGGTCTCGGCGCTGCCCACGGCGTCACCGCAGCGCAGATCGACCAGGCGCTGCGCGAGCACCCGGACGCCGCCGCCGTGTTCGTCGTGAGCCCCAGCTACTTCGGCGCGGTCGCCGACATCGAGGGGATATCCAGGACCGCCCACGCGCACGGTGTGCCGCTCATCGTCGACGAGGCGTGGGGTGCCCATTTCGGGCTGCACCCAGAGCTCCCGGTGAACGCCGTCCGTCTGGGCGCCGACCTCGTGATCTCGAGTACGCACAAGGGGGCTGGCTCCCTCACCCAGTCGGCGATGCTTCACCTGGGCCACAGCGATCACGCGCAGCGGATCGAGCAACTCGTCGACCGCGTCGTCCGGTCGTACCAGTCCACCAGCTGCAGCCCGCTCCTGCTTGCATCTCTGGATGAGACCCGGCGGCACCTCGTCGTTGACGGCGCCCGGGCGATCGGTGCCGCGCTCGCCTCGGCGGAGGCGATCCGTAGCGGGATACGGGCGAGTGCACGGTTCCGTGATGCCACGGGCGACATCGCGGCAAGTCCTGGTACGGCCGGCTTCGACCCGTTCAAGATCGCCATTGACCTGCGCGGGGCGGGAATCTCCGGGCAGCAGGCGCAGCATCGTCTCATCACGGACCACCGGATCTACACCGAGCTGGCCACCCCGGCGACGCTGCTTCTGCTTGTGGGTGCGACCTCGCCCACCGATCCGAAACGATTCCTCAAGGCGCTGGATGACCTCCCGTTTCTCGGCACAGCACGCGAGAACGCCGTCCGCCTGCCCTCGCCAGGGGATCGGGTGATGGGAGTACAGGAGGCATTCTTCGCCGACACGGCCGTCGTCCCGTTCGCCGAGGCGGCGGGCCGTGTCTCGGCTGACTCGCTGGCCGCCTACCCGCCCGGAATCCCGAACGTCCTCCCGGGTGAGGTCCTGACGGCAGAGGTCATCGACTACCTGCGCACCATGGCCGCCGCACCGTCCGGCTTCGTCCGCGGCGCCTACGACCCGCTGCTCGATCGGTTCCGAGTCGTCGCCCGGCCCTGA
- a CDS encoding transposase domain-containing protein has protein sequence MLTPVFPPGLVDGVTAETGRTDQRSRLLPARVVAGCRRGDSRPSGVEGAAR, from the coding sequence GTGCTGACCCCGGTGTTTCCGCCGGGTCTGGTCGATGGGGTGACCGCCGAGACCGGGCGGACCGACCAGCGCAGTCGGCTGCTGCCGGCGCGGGTGGTTGCCGGGTGCCGCAGGGGCGACTCCCGACCCTCAGGGGTCGAGGGAGCCGCGCGCTGA
- a CDS encoding LysR family transcriptional regulator, with the protein MIQPQQLRVLLAVRDSGSLSRAAETLGYGVPTISHHLGALERHFGVKLVERDRRGTRLTPLGTAFATEAEQILERIEQAERLVTAHRDAGLATLRVGTFASIGSRLLPAAIRELRGRARVQVEVVEAEPIEIVRLLRGGEVHAGLIYDFADDPAFVSPDLELTVLLDEPYQVLVARHSALARLPELDFSELADVDWVSSRDEGEASDRVLRRVCRSVGFDPRVLMRTDDLNMIHGLVAEGLGATLTTAVAVDTRFPVELRATVQELGMRRTSFVRRSGTVPAVVKELQQILIRHTGSAE; encoded by the coding sequence GTGATTCAGCCGCAGCAGCTTCGCGTTCTCCTCGCCGTCCGCGACAGCGGTTCACTCAGCCGCGCGGCAGAGACACTGGGGTACGGGGTTCCGACCATCTCCCATCATCTCGGCGCGCTGGAGCGGCACTTCGGCGTGAAGCTGGTCGAGCGGGACCGCCGCGGCACCCGGCTCACCCCGCTCGGAACAGCGTTCGCCACCGAGGCGGAGCAGATCCTGGAACGCATCGAGCAGGCCGAACGGCTCGTCACGGCGCACCGGGACGCAGGCCTGGCGACCTTGAGGGTCGGGACGTTCGCATCGATCGGATCACGGCTGCTGCCGGCCGCGATCCGAGAGCTCCGAGGACGTGCCCGGGTCCAGGTGGAAGTGGTCGAGGCGGAACCGATCGAGATCGTGCGCCTGCTACGCGGAGGAGAGGTGCACGCCGGCCTCATCTACGACTTCGCGGACGATCCCGCCTTCGTCTCTCCCGACCTCGAGCTGACCGTGCTGTTGGATGAGCCCTATCAAGTGCTGGTCGCCCGGCACAGCGCTCTCGCGAGGCTGCCCGAGCTGGATTTCTCGGAGCTGGCGGACGTGGACTGGGTTTCCAGCCGAGACGAGGGCGAGGCATCGGACCGGGTGCTGCGCCGCGTGTGCCGGTCGGTGGGGTTCGATCCGCGGGTGCTGATGCGCACGGACGACCTGAACATGATCCACGGTCTCGTCGCCGAAGGGCTGGGGGCCACACTCACCACGGCGGTCGCGGTGGACACCCGCTTCCCGGTCGAGTTGCGGGCCACTGTCCAGGAGCTGGGCATGCGGCGGACATCGTTCGTGCGGCGCAGCGGCACCGTTCCCGCAGTCGTCAAGGAGTTGCAGCAGATCCTGATCAGACACACGGGCTCCGCGGAATGA
- a CDS encoding DJ-1/PfpI family protein, with protein MHIAILTFEGYNELDSLIALGVLNRIKTDDWRVTIAAPGPKVTSMNGVVIEQMSTLEEACAADAVIVGSGIATREVVEDQAIMNILRGLDPSRQLIAAQCSGALVLARLGLLNDIPACTDLTSKPWVVAAGVEVLNQPFYAKDNIATAGGCLASHYLAAWIIARLEGNDAAESALHYVAPVGEKEEYIERAWRNLTPYLPAPTPTLV; from the coding sequence GTGCACATCGCCATCCTCACCTTCGAGGGCTACAACGAGCTCGACTCCCTGATCGCGCTCGGCGTGCTCAACCGCATCAAGACCGACGACTGGCGCGTCACCATCGCCGCCCCCGGCCCCAAGGTGACGTCGATGAACGGGGTGGTCATCGAACAGATGTCCACTCTTGAGGAGGCGTGCGCCGCCGACGCCGTCATCGTCGGCAGTGGCATCGCCACCCGCGAGGTCGTCGAAGACCAGGCGATCATGAACATCCTGCGCGGCCTGGACCCCTCGCGCCAACTCATCGCCGCGCAGTGCTCCGGCGCGCTCGTGCTGGCCAGGCTCGGCCTGCTCAACGACATCCCCGCCTGCACCGACCTGACCAGCAAGCCCTGGGTCGTCGCCGCCGGCGTCGAGGTGCTCAACCAGCCCTTCTACGCCAAGGACAACATCGCCACCGCCGGCGGCTGCCTCGCCTCGCACTACCTCGCCGCCTGGATCATCGCCCGCCTCGAGGGCAACGACGCCGCCGAAAGCGCCCTGCACTATGTCGCCCCTGTCGGCGAGAAGGAGGAATACATCGAGCGCGCGTGGCGCAACCTGACCCCCTACCTGCCCGCTCCAACACCGACGCTCGTCTGA